The genomic window CTTCCAAATAGCTGGAACAATGTATCAACAGTTAAGTTATACACATTAACAGATACCGGTAAGAAAGATGAAAAAGTATTAAACGTAGTTGATGGCAAAATCACGATTGATGCAGAACCAAAACAAGCTTACGTTGTATACAAAGGTGATGTTTCTGTAACTGCTGAAGATATGGAGTGGGGATTTGGAATGCCTACAAAGGATCCAAGCTTCAACAGCGGAACATTAGATCACTGGAAAGTAAAGAGCGGTGCTGCAACAGTAGAACGTAACAATCGTGGACAATATGAATTAGTAGTAAAAGAAAACAATGAAGAGACTGTATTAGAAACTAAATTATCAGGATTGAAGCCAGGAACATACTCAGCTTCAATATATGTTCAGGTTGGCAATACACCAAACCGTACAAATGCTAGCGATCCAAACACTGCAGGAAATGCAAAACGTAAAACGACTATTGGTGTTAAAAATTTCGGCGGAGCAAACATAACTAACTATACTGAAAGTTCACCGCTTAAAAACTATATCTCAGCTGACTCAAAGCACAGCACAAATATGCAGAGAATGAGAGTAGTATTTGATGTAGCAGAAGGACAGGAAACTGCAAAATTATACTTGCAAGTAGCTCCAGGGACAGCGACTGTAACATTTGACGATGTACGCTCTGTACCTACAAAGAGAGTTGTTCCAAAATCTTCAGATGTAGTATTAGCTGAAGATTTTGAAAATGTTGACCAAGGTTTGACTCCATTTGTTATAGCAGATGCTGACGGAGTAAGTGATCCACGTACTCATTTATCAGAATTACACGCTCCATACACTCAAAAAGGTTGGAATGGAAAAGCAGTTGATGACGTATTAAATGGCAAATGGTCCATTAAGTCCCATAAAACTGGTAGCGGTCTCATTATGAGAACATTACCGCAGACTTTAAGATTCGATAAAGGAACAACTTACGAAGTATCATTCAAATATGAAAGTCAGTTTGATAAGAAGATTAATTTCGTTGTTGGTAAGGGTACTAAGGAAGTGATGAATGTACCAATGCCACAGGCAACCGTTCCTACACAGTTCACTGTTAAATTTACAGCAAGTACGGAAGATTTCTGGATCGGAGCAAGAAATACGGCCGGAAGTTCAGCAGGAGACTTTATCCTTGATAATCTAGTGGTTAAGGAAGCAAAGGATGCTACAATTGAACCGCTGCCAATTACACCTGTTGACTTATCTGTTATTCCTGTAGATGGTATCAAAGCAAGTGCAACTGGTTATCAAGAAGGTGATAACCCTGAAAATGTTCTTGATGGAAACACAGGTTCATTGTGGCACACAGCTTGGGATGGAAGCGATACATTACCACAATCTATTACTCTTGATTTAGGTAAAGCTTACAATGTAAACAGATTAGATGTAACGCCAAGACAGGAGACTAATAGTAGAGGAGAAGCAAGTGGTAATGGCTTCATTACAAAATATGACCTATATGTTAAGTATGCAGATGCTGAAGACTTTGCTAAAGTTGTTTCAAGTGGAACATGGGAAAGAACAGTTGCTACAAAACAAGTAGCTATTGACAGTTCAAAGCCTATTACTCACGTTAAGTTAACTGCATTAGAAGGAATCAACCGATATGCTTCTGTAGCTGAGATGAGAATTGCTCAAGAAGCTCCATCCATAACTGGACCAGATACCGTTGAGGTCAGCACATCAGTGGGAATGCACCCGGAAATGCCTTCAACAGTAAAGGCAACATTGAGCAATAACACAGAAATGGAATTGCCAGTTCAATGGCCAGCAATTGCCCCTTCAAAATATGCTGAAGAAGGATCATTTGAAGTAGTAGGACACATTAATGGTGTTGAAGCTGCAGCTATTACAGCTACTGTAACTGTAACGGCTAGTGAAGAAGTTGATATAGTAGATGCAAAAGTGATGAATGTTTACACTACAGTAGGAACTGCACCTGTTATGCCAGAAACTGCGAAGATGATCACATCAAATGGTACAGTTATAAATGTACCTGTAACTTGGGATGAAATAGCTGAAGATAGCTATAAGAATGTTGGATCATTCAGCGTAAAGGGTAGGGTAACAGGAACTAAAATAAAAGCTCAGGCTATTGTTATAGTTACAGATCCAAGGGCTACAATCCACTGAAATTCCTGAAGTAAAAGTAAGTACAGTAATTGGTAAAACACCAATACTCCCAAGCATGCTTGAAGTAAAATTAAGTGATAATACAAAGACTTTTGTATCTGTTACATGGGGCAGCATTTCTTACAAAGGGTGATGATTTAATTACTTAGGGAAATGTAAGGTACGAGGAAATTTCTGTCGCTCATATCATCTTTTAAACTCATAGAATTTTGTCTATGAGTTTTTTTAAAAACTAACTTATACCAACCACCCATCTATACATGGGTGGTTACATCTTCATTTTTTTAAAGGAGAAGATTGAAAATGGTGCAGGGATGTTTAACTTCCGAGAAGCATGGCCAGATCGGCGTAATGTGGAAAACTGTTTCTGAGGCTTGTAATCTCGCATGCGACTATTGTTATTATAGCAGCTACGGCGGGCAGCCGGGAAAAATAGACAAAATTGATTCGGCCGTTCTTGAAAAATTTATCAAAGAATACACGGCCCTTTCCAGTGAAGTTGCATCCTTTGCTTGGCAAGGCGGGGAGCCTTTACTATCAGTACGTCTACCAGGGGGCTATATGCATGTCATTTAATTTTTTGACATATCCAGATGCAGCAAAAATATTTAGGACAATTATTTACAATAACAATTAATAAGGTGTTGGAAAGAATGACAATTAGGTATGAGGAAAGTGCCAAAATATTTCATTTGAAAACGAGATCTTCTTCCTATCTATTTGGGTTAAATCGAAAAAAAGGCTACATCACCTGTATTGGGGAAAAAATAAGAAGTGAAGATTGTGAATTTTTACTAAAGACATATGCTCATTCTTCCTTCGACCCTGAAGTGAAGAGGGAACGAGAAGAATTCAGTCCGTGGGGCGGTTTTTGTTATATAGAACCAACTCTAAAAGTTAAATTCCACGACAATGTAAGAGATTTACAATTGGATTTCGAATACTTTGAAATAAGACAAGAAAATGAAGTAGACATACTCAGCATTCATCTGATTCTGAAATCGTATATAACATTATGAATTATCTTTATTGATTAATTTTAAGCAGAAGTATAATAAACGAATGTTTATTAAAATGCAGGTGAAACCCTAACCGAAAGGGGAGATTCATTTAATATAGGAAGATCTGTTGATTTCTATTAATTTGAAATAAAAGCTAAATGTTCTTTAGAGGGTTATATGAATCTAACATTGCTCCCATCCAATCTTGTTAAGAAAGGTGATACTATGACCATCGAAGAACTAATAAAAAAACTAGATAATATTTGGTACCACTATAAAATTCATATTATATACGGGCTCTTTATTTTAATGGCTATAATACCTCTCATCTTTTTTAATGAGGGAGAAAAGCCATCAGCCTTAAATGTAGCTGTCATCGGAAATACAATAGATATAAAAGAGCAGCAAGCTCTTCAAGATAAGGCTACTTCTGCGGTATTAGAGGGTCAGTCAAAATCAGAAATTAAGCTGAACATATGGCCAATGAACGGAAGTCTCACGTCATCTTCTAACAATTCAATATATCAAAAGCTTCTTACACAAATAGGAGCTAAAGACATTGATATTGTAGTGCTGGATAAGAATGATTTTCTTTTAATGGCACAGCAGGATGCTTTTTTTAGAATGGATAATAACAAAGAAATCTCTAATTTGTTAAATAATAAAGAGATTGATACAGTAAGCCTAAATAGGGAAAATTCCATTATTGGTATTGATTTTACTGACAACCTTTTACTTTCAAATGCAGGATTTATAACGGAAAATAAAATAATCGGCATTCTCACAAATTCAGAAAATAAAGAAACAGCAATTAAATTTGTTAAATGGCTTGTGAACAAGGGTTAGGAGCTGGATTCCCTTAAACTATAGTGTTAAAGGATTGCTTGCCGGCTCTGTGAAAGGTTAAGAACACATAATATAAAAGTGTCGCCTCTTTTTATTGAAGTAAAGGGCAGGAATGTGGAGGATTCAATTTTTTATCTTCTTTAGTTAAAGGACTTTGAGGAACTATTTTAATGAAATTGGATTTTTATGAAAAATTACATCGTGGAATTTGTGAAGGTTTTTACTTAAACTAACTTAACATGTTAGTTTAAGTAGGATTGTTGAATCTAGTTGCCGAATTGTTTAATTTACCCGATCTTGCTGTTCGAGTTACTCCAGACTGTGTGTGGTGTCCATCTTAGCCGCAAAACGACTGAGGTAAAAAATAAATAAAAAAATTGATCGAACGTTCGATCATAATTGTTTAGTCTTTGAATTTAAGGAGGTAGAGCTTATGAAAAAATCCAGTATTATTTTCTTTGAAAGAAAATTTCCAAGTGCAAACATGATCCTTATTAAGGCTCAGCTACCGATCCTTATTGATACTGGTTTTGGGAGTGATGCGAAAGATACAGAGCAATTAATTCTAGATGTAGGAGTTTCACCAGAAGAATTACACCTTATTGTGAACACGCACTATCATAGTGACCATGTAGGAGGCAATTTTCATTTTCAAAAAAATTATGGGGTTACGATTGCTGCTCATAAATGGGAAGCCGATTTAATTAATTCTTGTGACCCTGAAGCCTGTAGTGCAGAATGGTTAGATCAGCCAGTAGACCCTTATCGAGTGGATACAATGCTCTCAGATAACGATGAAATTAGTACAGGAAGTAGAACCTTGAAAGTCTTGTACACACCGGGGCATACATTAGGGCATATTTCTTTATATGAACCAGAAGATGAGATATTAATTTGCGGGGATCTCTTTCACAAAAATGATATCGGATGGTTAAACATCTTTCGAGAGGGTGTTACATCTATCCAACGATCTATAGAAAGTTTGGATCGATTGTCCATGCTCCGGATTAAACAGGCATATTCAGGACATGGACCTCAAATGGAGAATCCTCTGGCTGCCATTGATGCAGCAAGGGAGCGGTTTGAAAAGTGGCTCAAGATGCCAGAAAAAGTTTCATGGCATGCCTGCAAGAGGATTTTTTCATTCACATTAATCATTAAAAACGGATTGGCAAAAGAAGAAATCGATAACTACCTACTAACGTGTGGCTGGTTCCAAGATTTTGCACGCTACTCTTTCCAGCTTCAGCCTGAAGAATTTATTCAAATCTTGCTCGATGAAATGATTCGTTCCAGAGCAGCAATTTGGCACAATAATTATTTAATCGCCACAACCCCATACCAATCACCACAAAAGAAATGGATTAGTAAGAACATTAAGCCGAAAGATTGGAAACCTCAAGATTTTCTCACATAACTAAAAGGAGGGGGAAGTGAATGGAAAACTGTTGAATCCCGCCTGATAACAATAGGAGAAGCTTTATATAATCCTGCAATAATATACTATATGCCATGTAATCTTAAGATGTACAATTTATGAGAATACCTTGAAAGGAGTTTTCCTCATGAATATTACATCTTTTTTAATTTACTGTTTTAGTATTACTTTTACATCAGTACCTACTAATATCGTCATATTATCCACAGTGCATAATTTGGGGACAAAAGGCAATGGAATATACATTTAGCAGGGCTTGATTATGTTATATATTGAGCCACAACTTCTTTTAGAGGTTATGGAGAAAAAGGATATAGTGCGTTTTTCCACCCCTATTGTGTATGATTATAGACTTGAATAAAGAATATTAAGTCTTTCGAATGCAATTTTAGGCGGAAAAGATGAAGCGTTGTGCAGTGAATTACTGTTATCACTCGCAGACAGCCTTATGCATTCCAATCTTTCTACAGACTATAAAAAAGATGACGCTCTAATTAGAAAAGCAAAGGATATGCTTCATACCAATTTAGAAAATGTAATGAAACTTGACGAGAGATGCAAAGAGCTTCATTTATCAAAATTTCAGTTTATCAGATTATTCAAGGCTCATACTGGAATTTCCCCATACCAATACTTTCTTAACTGCAAGATAGAACGTGCAAAGAAGTTGTTAGAGAAAAATGGAGATATTTATTCAGCAGTAGCTGAATGTGGTTTTGTTGATTTAACTCATTTAAATAAACATTTTAAAAGCGTATATGGAACAACAGCATATGAATAGATGTCGCATTTAAATTGAGGCGGGATTTTTACTACTAAGTTTTAAATGGATTTAAAATAAAATATAGGGGGGGATAAAATTGTCTTTAAAAATAGGTGATATTATTACATTTGAACGCACTTTCACAGCAGAAGATGTGGCATTGTTCATCAAGATTTCAGGTGATGAAGGCTCTCACCATGTTACTCCTGATGAACGGGGAAGACTTGTAATACAGGGATTACTAACCGCTACATTGCCGACAAAAATAGGTGGCGATAACAATGTACTCGCTCGTACAATGAATTTTGAGTTTTTAAGACCAGTATTTACTGGTGATACAATAATTTGTGAAGTAACAATTGAGCAATTCGAAAAGCAAAATAATCGAACACATATTACTGCCTCCTTTTTATGCAAAAATCAAAATGAGAAGGAAGTGCTGAGAGGGGATTTTTCAGGAGTGATCCTATGAAATCTTCTTGAACTTATCCTGCACTAACTTATACAACGAACGATAGAGAACTTGGAAAATCTCCAAGTTCTTTTTATTTAAATTTTGTCTAGCCTGTAAGGTTATAAAGCCATTCCATTATGTACCGAATAATTGTGAACAGTTTCACTTAAACTAACTGGTACGCTAGCTCAATAAGAAAGGAGAGTCCCAAAAAACTGTTTTTAAGATAAAAATCTAAAGATATATAAATGTGATTCTTAGCCATACTAATAAAGATTAAAATTTCGTTAGGAGGCAATATTATGGGAAGATCAAACAATCAAAAACCATCAAGCAGTAAAAATTCATTACCTCAAACTCCCAAAAACTTAAAAATAGAACCGGATCGTGTGGATGAAGAGTTTTCTCGTGAGCTAGGTGAAAGTGGGGAAATAAGAGCTACAAGACCTAAATGAAACTACAAAAAAGTACATATTGATTCTTTTTAATTTTTTGTAAAACAGATACAAAAGAGGCCACCCATAAGTCATTCTGGTTTAGAACCAAATGAAAAAACGGAAAAGGCCATCCAGCAGCTGCTGAAATCGGAATGTCCTGTCATAATTGATGCAGGAGCGCTATCTCAGCGTACGTATGATGAAAGACAGGCACCTGTTATTCTGACTCCTCACCCAGGTGAATTTTCAAAATAACGGGGGCAGAAGTGAAAGAGCTTCAGCAAAATCGTTCTCATTATGCTTCTATTTGGGCGGAAAAGCTTGGTGTCACGATTGAAGAAACTAAAAAGAAGTAACACTCTTCCCTTAGGTTAGAGTGCTACTTCTTTTCCTGTTGTGAAACATAAAAATTAGGTCGGTGACTAGCACCAAAAACTAAGAGATCGTCATATTTTCCTCAGCTATGACACCATTTGATTCTGCCTTTAATGTGATTTCTCCTTTTTGCAATCCAGTAAGTGTTCCAGTTGCCGTATCGAAAACAGCATTGTATTTGTTTGATTGTTTGGCTTTATTTAAAGCTTCACCTGTTCCGATAAAGACATTTTCACTACCACTCCAATTGACGCTTGCTGGGTATAGCAGTGGGAAGTTTAAATTTCCGGCTTGATGTCCGGTTGCTTTGATTTCAACTGTTTTATCAATGGCAACGGATTGCGGAGCATCCATTGTCACTTCTTCAAGGAGAGGGTTTACTTCTGCTCGTATCCATTCTGTGTCATTAATTGGACTCTGTTCGCTAGATTTTTCTGGTCCATTCGCTTTTGACGGAATAGGTGTTGGGTCGACTCCGAACATTGCTGGCTATTTGGAGAACTTCCGCCAAATTGACTGTCAGACATTACGGCGAACTTCCAACGCTCTTTTCCAATATCAGCATTTTGCATGATAAGAGAATCCGCTTTTTCCGGCACGACTGGTACCTCAACGGTCGGGCTTATCTTTACAATCAAATCATCATATACAAGTTCATCTGTGTATTGGTCTGTATTACTTGTTTCAATGGCTCCAATCGTTCTTAACTCAAGCGGAAACGTAACTCCTGACGGTACAGGAATCTCAATTTTTTTCCATCCTGTCCAGGTCACGTAAGGTCCGTAAAGATAATGAGTGCTTCCATCAGCACCCCGTGTTGTAAATGACATCCATTCACCTTTGCCGTTTCCCTTGACCCATAAACCTATTGATTGCGGCTGACCAGGTAAGATGATCGGATTAACAGGATGTATATTTGCAGTCCGAGTTCCGGTCGAGTCAACGGATTTACCGTCTAGATGCAGAGTACCGAAAAAAAGTGAAACAAACAAAACGTAACTCCAAAATAAACAACTTTTGTCGTATATTTTAGATTTACTTGACGTTTACTAACAAAAAACCGGCACTGGCAAAATGGAAAAATGATCCACTAGCCAAACACCGGCTGTCGCTAACCTTATATGGCAGCGCACAATACTAGTATAATATTTGATTCTTCATTTGCCTGCTCATCAAATGTTGTAATTGTAATAGTCTTTTGTCGTAGACCATATAGAATAAAAGATATATATGGAATCCCGTCACATGCATCAAGCTAGTGGCTACTTTTTATATAAAAGGCTACTTTTTGATGTGACCCCCAAAAGTTAAAGTTTTATATTATGCTGCTAATTGGCTGGTGTGGATACGGTATTGAACCGGACTCATGCCTGCCAATTTCTGCTTTATACGTTTGTTATTATAATAAATAATATATTCTTCAATCTTCTTTTTTAAATCTTCAAATGAACAAGCGGACCTCACCGTGATACATCTCTTGTTTCAACAGGCCAAAAAAGTTCTCCATAGGCGAATTATCAATACAGTTTCCTTTTCTCGACATACTCTGAAATACCTTGTTTTCTCTCAGTGTCTTTACCCATTTTATATGTTGATAGTGCCAACCCTGATCAGAATGTATAGTTGTCCTGTATTTTGAGTCTTTTACGATTTCAAGGGCTTCCTCGAGAGGTTTTAACGCAAGTTCTAAGCTTGGGCGCATACTAATCCCATACGAAAGAATTTCACCATTAAACATATCCATGATTGGATTTAGATACAATTTCACACTATCTAAACACTTAAATTCTGTGATATCTGTTGTTAATTTTTGATGGCTTACATTTGTGTGAAAACGACGATTAATACGATTCTTCGCAATTGCTCCAACCGTTCCTTTATATGAACTATATTTGCGTGATTTTCGCCTGAACTTTTCATCTTTGAGTCCAAGTTTCTTCATTATACGTTGAACCTTTTTATGATTTACCTTTAAACCTCGGTTTCCTAATTCCAAATGGACACGACGATAACCATAATTGCCGTGGTTTTCTTCAAAAATTAATTGAATGCATGCTTCTAGTTCTTCATCAGGATTCTTCTTCTTCATCATTTTTATGTGATAGTGAAAAGTAGATTCTGGAATACCAACTATTTGTAAAACATCTTTTAATTGGAATTTTTCTTTGAGTTCGAATGATAGCGCTGCTTGTGCTTTTCGAGATAGCCTTCCGGATCCATCTGAAAAGCCCGCAACTTTTTTAAGTATTCTACCTCTAAACGAAGAAGTTCATTTTCTCTTTCCAACTTTTGTTCATAAGTCATTTTCGTTTCTTCTGTTGGTTTGTTCTGTCTTTTCTTAGTCTTATCAGACATAGGTGGCCGTCCTTTTGGTCTTTCCAGAAATTCAGCACCACCCTCCAGAAAAGCTTTTTTCCAAGAAGCGATCATAGGAGGATTTGTTAACCCGAATTGAAGAGCTGTTTCCGTTTCTAAAGAACCTGTTCTTTTCATAAAGCTTAATACATCAAGTTTGAATTGAACAGAATAAGTTTCTCTATGCTGCTTTTTTGTTAATCCCTTTGCTCCAAACTTCTCGTATATATCTATCCATCTCTGAACTTGTGAATATGACTTTATACCATGTTTCTTAGCTAAAAGCTTGTGTCCAAGTTTTCCTTCTTGATACTCTCTTACAACCATAAGTTTCAATTCATCACTATACTTAGCCATAAAAAAAAACACCCCAAAGTCAGATTTCACTCTAACTTTTGGGGTGCAGTACCTTTTCAGGTAGTCTTTTGTTTTGTTCCTTTATATTGTTCAGAAAGTCAAGAGTAAAGAAAACAGAGCTTTACTCTATGACCCTGTTTTCTTAATTTTATTTATCAGCGATATTTATCTTGTAAAGCAAGCGTATACTTGGGGTACAACCGCGGTCGTACCCCATAACCTACATTTTTATGATGCCATAAACACCCTGTACCTTTTTATTCCACTTTAATAATAATGATCGGAATAGTACTTTTGTTTTATGTAGGTGTAGTACCAATTGCTACAAAAGTTACTTCTATTGTTTAATTTTCAGAAAAGTAGGAATGTGGGATGATAAGGATTGAATCGTAGTTTACTAGTTTCATGAATTCTTTTTTAAATGACTTGTTTGTAAAAAACAATAGTTTAGGAGAGAAAAAAACAATTATATTAGACAAGGGGAGGTATGAAGGGGAAAAAATCAGTAAGATTCTTACAGGAGCGCTAGCTGGTGGTATGTTATTATCTCAAGATGCTCCATTTCTGGGGGGGAGAAATATGAAGTACAGAAAAAAGTTTAGTAAGAGACAAGCAAAGAAAGTATTTTTGTTGTTTGCGTTAAGTTCAATGCTATTAAACATTGCATTACCTCAGGCTTTAACACATGTACATGCTGAAACTAAACCAAATCAGCAAATTTTATCCAGTGAAACCTTTAATGCAAAAGAAGTAAACCGTATTCTTGACGGGCTTACTCCTGAGCAAAAGGCAAACATTAATAAGCTCACTGGAGCAGATAACGCTCAAAAAATCCATGTGGACCAAAAAGATTTACGTAGTTTAAAAAATATTAACGTGATTGTTCAATTTAAAGAAGACCCAGCTAAGATACAAATCATTAAGCAATCGTTAGCTAAAGGTGGAGCAACTGTAAATAGTAAAGCTTTTGCCAGCGAATATTCCGACGCACAAAAAAAGGTTAAAGATTCTCATGCTAAATTTAAAAGCTTTGTGAATACGCAGCCTAAAACGCAAATAATTGGCGGGAAATCTGTTAAAACGGCTATGAGTATTACGCGAGAATATTCAGAAGCATTTAATGGAGTAGCTTTATCACTACCTGCAAAATCAGTTGAAAATATTGCCAAAAATCCAGAAGTTGCTTCTGTTTGGTCTCAAGTAGAATATACGGCTGCTGAAGGATCAACTACAAAAGCTTCAGTGACAAGTGAATCTGTAGGCAAGCCTACGACAGGGCTTTCTTTATTGGGATTAGATAAACTTCAAGCTGAAGGCCATACAGGTATTATTAAATCGGGTCCTCGCGCAGGCCAAAAAGTTAAGGTTGGTGTATTGGATACTGGTATTGACTACAATCACCCTGATTTGAAGGCTGTATATAAAGGTGGACATGATTTGGTCAATAATACAGGATTCGATGCAAATGGAAATGTCATTTATGTGGATGACCATGATCCAATGGAAACCATTTATGATGATTGGGTAGCTGCGAAGGCGAATCCAGATGCAATTGTTGGACCACCTCCTGCAGATTATAAGCAGTATATTACATCTCATGGAACTCACGTTTCAGGGACAATTGCTGCGAATACGACAAATAATAACGACGTATATTCAGCAAATGGTGTAGCGCCAGATGTGGACCTTTATGGTTATCGTGTACTAGGACCAGGTGGACGTGGCACATCAGACTCAGTTTTGAAAGGTATTGATCAAGCAGTTAAGGATGATATGGATGTCATCAATCTTTCGCTTGGTGCAACGATTAATGATCCGCTTTACCCAACCAGTATCGCTATTAACAACGCTACTTTAGCCGGTGTTGTGTGTGATGTTGCAGCAGGTAATAGTGG from Bacillus sp. F19 includes these protein-coding regions:
- a CDS encoding endo-alpha-N-acetylgalactosaminidase family protein; this encodes MSLSKIIKNLAIVVASAQMISITIPAFSGTADAAAYDGIIASNQMKVEVDQNFPRVIKYELNSKVLNGSEDVLNTIRINGTDYVPKVTYTEAADNKADYVLTVDELNVVIFLSITVEENTLDFEVTKVEENGTTRIHTIEIPNHSLASVRSTEAGAEFAGSRMENAVYKKGDVYQPVSGTPTVDLTPKNYMYAFINNDELAAGVWSNAFGDSNKDADNDNHRIVKQTTEKTGYSRTALWSASWVYRGNEMPDDITEPLPHAKVVITEDANGDYQMDWQDAAIAYRNIMNNPVGSDRMSELVVHRIPMNFGSQATNPFLKTLDETKKIYLSTDGLGQFVELKGYQAEGHDSAHPDYGGHIGVRQGGQKDMDTLVREAQSYNAFMGVHISGTGAHPEAKAFDDQLVNLNKGGWDWLDQSYDFDDPTYRREVYTGNRMNRLQMLKDDAPTLDFIYADAWYEQGFNGRRFAREVNSLGWTLTTEFPNVLEDEAVWNHWSVDYDYGGKNIKGYSSDIARFVRNNQKDTWIARHPILGGTEANDAEGWQGRVNYDEMIDVVFKTNLPTKYLQSFPMTKYDVTNNVGRAEFEGNVVAERTEDGKRVFTKDGKKLLEEDVTIQQGTSNGNVYDDVRFNNLQYLLPWSPNADITESELAGAEEKLYHYNEVGGSSTWELPNSWNNVSTVKLYTLTDTGKKDEKVLNVVDGKITIDAEPKQAYVVYKGDVSVTAEDMEWGFGMPTKDPSFNSGTLDHWKVKSGAATVERNNRGQYELVVKENNEETVLETKLSGLKPGTYSASIYVQVGNTPNRTNASDPNTAGNAKRKTTIGVKNFGGANITNYTESSPLKNYISADSKHSTNMQRMRVVFDVAEGQETAKLYLQVAPGTATVTFDDVRSVPTKRVVPKSSDVVLAEDFENVDQGLTPFVIADADGVSDPRTHLSELHAPYTQKGWNGKAVDDVLNGKWSIKSHKTGSGLIMRTLPQTLRFDKGTTYEVSFKYESQFDKKINFVVGKGTKEVMNVPMPQATVPTQFTVKFTASTEDFWIGARNTAGSSAGDFILDNLVVKEAKDATIEPLPITPVDLSVIPVDGIKASATGYQEGDNPENVLDGNTGSLWHTAWDGSDTLPQSITLDLGKAYNVNRLDVTPRQETNSRGEASGNGFITKYDLYVKYADAEDFAKVVSSGTWERTVATKQVAIDSSKPITHVKLTALEGINRYASVAEMRIAQEAPSITGPDTVEVSTSVGMHPEMPSTVKATLSNNTEMELPVQWPAIAPSKYAEEGSFEVVGHINGVEAAAITATVTVTASEEVDIVDAKVMNVYTTVGTAPVMPETAKMITSNGTVINVPVTWDEIAEDSYKNVGSFSVKGRVTGTKIKAQAIVIVTDPRATIH
- a CDS encoding Ig-like domain-containing protein, with protein sequence MPEVKVSTVIGKTPILPSMLEVKLSDNTKTFVSVTWGSISYKG
- a CDS encoding MBL fold metallo-hydrolase; the encoded protein is MKKSSIIFFERKFPSANMILIKAQLPILIDTGFGSDAKDTEQLILDVGVSPEELHLIVNTHYHSDHVGGNFHFQKNYGVTIAAHKWEADLINSCDPEACSAEWLDQPVDPYRVDTMLSDNDEISTGSRTLKVLYTPGHTLGHISLYEPEDEILICGDLFHKNDIGWLNIFREGVTSIQRSIESLDRLSMLRIKQAYSGHGPQMENPLAAIDAARERFEKWLKMPEKVSWHACKRIFSFTLIIKNGLAKEEIDNYLLTCGWFQDFARYSFQLQPEEFIQILLDEMIRSRAAIWHNNYLIATTPYQSPQKKWISKNIKPKDWKPQDFLT
- a CDS encoding enoyl-CoA hydratase, which translates into the protein MSLKIGDIITFERTFTAEDVALFIKISGDEGSHHVTPDERGRLVIQGLLTATLPTKIGGDNNVLARTMNFEFLRPVFTGDTIICEVTIEQFEKQNNRTHITASFLCKNQNEKEVLRGDFSGVIL
- a CDS encoding YfhD family protein yields the protein MGRSNNQKPSSSKNSLPQTPKNLKIEPDRVDEEFSRELGESGEIRATRPK
- a CDS encoding IS3 family transposase; amino-acid sequence: MRSACSFEDLKKKIEEYIIYYNNKRIKQKLAGMSPVQYRIHTSQLAA
- a CDS encoding IS3 family transposase, with amino-acid sequence MLKKVAGFSDGSGRLSRKAQAALSFELKEKFQLKDVLQIVGIPESTFHYHIKMMKKKNPDEELEACIQLIFEENHGNYGYRRVHLELGNRGLKVNHKKVQRIMKKLGLKDEKFRRKSRKYSSYKGTVGAIAKNRINRRFHTNVSHQKLTTDITEFKCLDSVKLYLNPIMDMFNGEILSYGISMRPSLELALKPLEEALEIVKDSKYRTTIHSDQGWHYQHIKWVKTLRENKVFQSMSRKGNCIDNSPMENFFGLLKQEMYHGEVRLFI
- a CDS encoding helix-turn-helix domain-containing protein; translation: MAKYSDELKLMVVREYQEGKLGHKLLAKKHGIKSYSQVQRWIDIYEKFGAKGLTKKQHRETYSVQFKLDVLSFMKRTGSLETETALQFGLTNPPMIASWKKAFLEGGAEFLERPKGRPPMSDKTKKRQNKPTEETKMTYEQKLERENELLRLEVEYLKKLRAFQMDPEGYLEKHKQRYHSNSKKNSN